The following coding sequences lie in one Cloeon dipterum chromosome 1, ieCloDipt1.1, whole genome shotgun sequence genomic window:
- the Ppn gene encoding papilin isoform X1, whose amino-acid sequence MDLHRHLRSLALLIFVLATYFSASQARHHKIRHARHKKMVNNTEFVPVNYVVLDERPDLGPWSEWSAPSSCSRSCGGGVAFQSRECPPGSTCQGPAKRYFSCNTMHCPPGSKDFRSEQCSKFDTQDFEGNLYEWIPYTKGANNCELNCMPRGERFFNGFAKKVVDGTRCNDETLDVCVEGTCMPVGCDLFLGSSLREDKCRDCGGNNSGCITVSKIISFETDLSDAQPGYNDLLLIPAGATNIFVRELNHANNYLAIRNENNTYYLNGNFNINYPKDFHFAGTVFHYERQPNSFLLGSEVIRALGPTNESLYIALLYQEKGEGIEYEYSFSKEVQSGDPDSYYWVTHDFSECSAPCGGGSQNRTLGCAKKSDNSAVSLRLCDPVKRPATTQGCNEEPCDPEWFISPWGNCTQPCKGGNQFRQVYCQQIISNARPTVIEDDVCVKKLGEKPSATQPCNEEGICPQWHLDPWTPCDKLCGKGKQYRKVTCYKVIEGKIVVQEDSVCHEERPPSEQVCNNQPCDGVDWMVSEWSTCEDKCGLSKKTRTVVCASLKGEIYPEESCNLENKPSEMENCSVTVCTNQWYAAQWSSCSADCGKGVRTREVFCGQIVNEGISKVSDELCDAKLKYSEEEACEGTTKCEGLWFAGPWSQCKKCSDVQKREVICFVNGFAGDPSKCDPSALSPKTQDCTEPCGKDDDDLITPVDITEPSTPTEEDDPDCIDSEEEVGIYELPPLPKDNDYEEDDYKDGDEVTETTVIPTESEPTEGSGLTTLDSVTESTSGFTSSTGFETSSSFGLDASKSTQDSEYIDVSTERITPTYTEESSAASSSESGFGTAETISSSEDSASEYFASTVTPQEGTSSVATEETKSSSEDHEITVETTESTAISSEATTAMSETTSSSMVDPTTTQKIKPKNKCGNESDYDEPVVEGERVKDDCKDQTDKVAMSTSTNPPSSSKTEIFLSTESPTASPSESSTASPIGSSTDSSTPIGSSTASQTETEEGSGTGSTDYSSKSTFFTEETDLYTEGSGDLPTVPDFTKIMISDEPTFTSDGEFTTFMDAFSTKGEFISPKPKMCKKRKPKCSTTKYGCCIDGVTAAKGPFKEGCAHPKTCKDTKYSCCPDGISMAKGPYLFGCKLPDCQKTLYGCCKDNVTAATGNDFEGCEDELSCEKTKFGCCDDGFTKAITEDKRNCVPCNKTKFGCCADGKRPARDEKKRKGCRVNCHKTEFGCCPNNKTVAKGLDFHGCGVINEKNCSASYFKCCPDGVSPALGPKFKGCQSACQQSKFGCCQDVLTPAHGPNEEGCCINSQYGCCPDNILPAGGPSLQGCDCTQSKFGCCPNGVDYAKGTNKEGCGCRYAEHGCCPDGFSEAEGPDFKGCPCHSFQFGCCPDGKTVAKGPANAGCACKDTEFGCCPDNVTSAQGENYEGCGCAATEFGCCLDGVSEAKGEKFEECADAPKFSGEACALPKEKGDCRNFSIKWYFDAEYGGCTRFWYGGCDGNNNRFESLEECKNSCVMPEGKDACFLPKIHGPCEGYHPTWYYDSERKHCTQFIYGGCLGNNNRFQTREECQQLCAHQELKDKCAQPVSEGPCNGNFERWYFDSDDSTCKRFRYGGCKGNQNNFLTEAACQQQCVAPASFRASNRCALPKDKGPCKGSMLQWYFDAKAAECKVFSFGGCLGNANRFQSHTECATTCHTRDVCNEPVSADESCAVDQKLARWRFDVRENRCLPFYSKGCDVSSRNTFVSEPECEDRCPKEIEEDICRLAPKAGNCRDYVSRWYYNVEQKRCLQFYYGGCEGNANNFENEDDCTKRCTMEEEPSEPFRQEFCLQPPEEGQCKKYVNRWYYDRNEGFCKEFNYGGCEGNQNRYRSKQECEQKCGNVQDPCSLPRVSRACEHSVIQYYYSSHTDSCHATSRGECILNTNRFNSKENCEAKCRRGPAPPTQPPEPPKPKEDECRVLPEPGDCSEQHEKWFFDVRRNDCLRFIYSGCGGNTNRFQTREECLGTCAQDREFCKMPADKGGCTDSYQRFYFDYYSGECKPFTYTGCGGNRNHFEDVGTCFYYCGSVRSPPVVEIPPPVTAGPEPQTTPTSGPIGCRDRSYECGYFRQHCTHGVEEYIDSETCTRCRCHEPCQSTVCPEKTKCVVETIVAHDQSRHFRPVCRQLEKPGVCPPVEEADNCTHTCREDADCGGGDKCCYNGCAYQCLNPNAVDVTPPPVRPTQAPVPTLRTPPEYPKYEAPQISLPEPNVSVPEGGECTLKCSTRGNPTPTLTWRKDRIIDGSYGRHRLLSDGSLQLIGVTRDDSGLYACSAENGVGKPVTREIRVEVTDGRTNQAVIVNKEPVVRVNINTPAVLYCYAMGWPRPTITWWRSSSILPMASKKYEQRRDFALVIASVTYEDLGAYTCQAYNGLGRANSWTITLQGYKPPGSVFSGSETYYQFLVEPEVVRPPPVRPRIPLPSPEPTQIITVPVRVNISSPQTTYSTGSSLSIICEVDGYPIPRVYWFKDNTRLEPSDRVIFSEGNRLTIEQVQSIDGGTYKCEAANDAGRDSATISIQIRDDSLQIHPNCTDSPFYAQCKLIVKGKYCTHRYYARFCCRSCTEAGQLPLDGAHLYGGSSRK is encoded by the exons GTCACTGGCGCTTTTGATCTTCGTGCTGGCCACATATTTCAGTGCGTCGCAGGCTAGACAC CACAAAATAAGGCACGCTCGACACAAGAAAATGGTCAACAACACCGAATTCGTTCCTGTAAATTATGTGGTGCTGGACGAGCGACCCGACTTGGGGCCGTGGAGCGAGTGGTCAGCACCCAGCTCGTGTTCTCGCTCGTGTGGAGGCGGAGTCGCCTTCCAGAGCAGAGAGTGCCC gCCAGGATCTACGTGTCAAGGGCCGGCCAAACGCTACTTCTCCTGCAACACAATG CATTGTCCGCCGGGCTCGAAGGACTTCAGGTCGGAGCAGTGCTCTAAGTTCGACACCCAGGACtttgaaggaaatttatatGA GTGGATTCCATACACCAAAGGGGCGAATAATTGCGAGCTCAACTGCATGCCCAGGGGAGAGCGCTTTTTTAACGGATTTGCGAAAAAAGTCGTCGACGGCACGAGGTGCAATGATGAGACGCTCGACGTGTGTGTTGAAGGCACATGCATG CCCGTCGGCTGCGACTTGTTTCTTGGATCTTCTTTGCGTGAGGACAAGTGCAGAGACTGCGGCGGCAACAACTCGGGCTGCATCACCGTCAGCAAGATCATTTCCTTTGAAACCGACTTGAGTGATGCTCAACCTG GCTACAACGACCTTCTTCTAATACCCGCTGGGGCAACAAATATCTTTGTTAGGGAGCTAAATCACGCCAACAATTATCTTG CAATTAGGAATGAAAACAATACTTACTACCTGAATGGAAACTTCAATATTAACTACCCCAAGGATTTCCATTTTGCTGGAACTGTTTTCCATTATGAGCGCCAACCGAACAGCTTCTTGCTTGGTTCTGAAGTTATTCGAGCATTAGGACCAACAAACGAGTCACTTTATATCGCA CTACTGTACCAAGAAAAGGGAGAGGGCATTGAATACGAGTATAGTTTCTCCAAGGAAGTGCAGTCAGGCGATCCGGACAGCTACTATTGGGTTACGCACGATTTCTCGGAGTGTAGCGCCCCGTGCGGAGGAG GTAGTCAAAACCGCACGCTGGGTTGTGCTAAGAAGAGCGACAACTCGGCCGTGAGCCTGCGACTATGCGACCCAGTCAAACGGCCCGCTACAACACAAGGGTGCAACGAGGAGCCCTGCGATCCCGAGTGGTTCATCAGCCCCTGGGGCAACTGCACGCAGCCATGCAAGGGTGGAAATCAATTCAGGCAGGTTTACTGCCAGCAGATAATTAGCAACGCCAGGCCGACGGTGATCGAGGATGACGTGTGCGTCAAAAAGCTTGGCGAGAAACCCAGCGCTACCCAACCGTGCAACGAAGAGGGAATTTGCCCCCAGTGGCACCTTGATCCTTGGACGCCg TGCGACAAACTCTGCGGAAAAGGCAAGCAGTACAGAAAAGTGACGTGCTACAAAGTTATCGAGGGAAAGATTGTGGTCCAAGAAGACTCTGTGTGCCACGAGGAGCGCCCACCATCCGAGCAGGTTTGTAACAACCAACCCTGTGACGGAGTGGACTGGATGGTGTCCGAGTGGTCCACG TGCGAGGATAAGTGTGGACTGTCCAAAAAAACAAGAACGGTGGTTTGCGCCTCCCTAAAGGGTGAAATTTATCCTGAGGAAAGCTGCAACCTGGAAAACAAGCCGTCCGAGATGGAAAATTGCAGCGTGACCGTGTGCACCAATCAGTGGTATGCGGCACAATGGAGTTCC TGCTCTGCTGACTGCGGCAAAGGAGTGCGTACCAGGGAAGTCTTCTGCGGCCAAATAGTAAATGAAGGTATTTCCAAAGTGTCTGATGAACTGTGCGAcgccaaattgaaatattccgAGGAGGAAGCGTGCGAGGGGACAACAAAGTGCGAAGGACTCTGGTTCGCAGGACCATGGAGCCAG tgcaaaaaatgcagtgaTGTACAGAAAAGAGAGGTCATTTGCTTTGTCAACGGGTTCGCGGGTGACCCAAGCAAATGTGACCCCAGCGCATTGTCTCCCAAAACTCAGGACTGCACTGAGCCTTGTGGAAAAG ATGATGACGACTTAATCACACCTGTCGACATTACTGAGCCATCTACTCCAACCGAGGAGGACGATCCTGACTGCATAGACTCTGAGGAAGAAGTTGGCATCTATGAATTGCCACCTCTGCCTAAAGATAATGATTATGAAGAAGATGACTACAAGGATGGCGACGAAGTAACGGAAACAACAGTAATTCCAACGGAATCCGAGCCTACAGAAGGCTCCGGCCTCACCACACTC gattCTGTGACCGAGTCAACATCCGGGTTTACATCCAGCACAGGCTTTGAAACGTCGTCGTCATTTGGTCTAGACGCTAGCAAATCGACCCAAG ATTCGGAGTACATAGATGTTTCAACTGAGAGGATCACACCAACCTACACAGAAGAGTCAAGTGCTGCTTCTTCAAGCGAATCTGGCTTTGGAACTGCTGAAACAATATCCAGCAGCGAAGATTCTGCGTCAGAGTATTTTGCTTCAACAGTGACGCCTCAAGAGGGTACCAGCTCAGTTGCTACAGAGGAAACCAAATCCAGCTCGGAAGACCATGAAATCACCGTGGAGACGACTGAATCTACAGCTATCAGCAGTGAAGCTACCACAGCAATGAGTGAAACAACATCATCCTCAATGGTAGACCCAACAACAACCCAGAAGATAAAGCCCAAAAATAAGTGTGGAAATGAATCCGATTATGATGAACCGGTTGTTGAAGGAGAACGTGTGAAGGATGACTGCAAGGATCAAACTGATAAAGTTGCCATGTCAACTAGTACCAATCCACCTTCAAGTTcaaaaacagaaatatttttatccacTGAGTCTCCTACTGCGTCTCCCTCTGAATCTTCTACTGCGTCTCCCATTGGGTCTTCCACTGATTCTTCTACTCCCATTGGGTCATCTACTGCGTCCCAAACCGAAACTGAAGAGGGATCTGGTACCGGTTCAACTGATTACTCATCGAAATCCACTTTCTTCACTGAAGAGACTGATCTGTACACCGAAGGGTCTGGAGATTTGCCCACTGTGCCTGATTTTACCAAGATAATGATATCAGACGAACCCACCTTTACATCAGACGGTGAATTCACCACTTTCATGG ATGCATTTTCGACCAAGGGCGAATTCATCTCGCCGAAACCTAAAATGTGCAAGAAGCGCAAGCCAAAGTGCTCTACCACTAAGTACGGCTGCTGCATTGACGGCGTAACAGCTGCCAAAGGACCTTTCAAAGaag GTTGCGCGCATCCGAAAACCTGCAAAGATACAAAGTACAGCTGCTGCCCTGACGGGATTTCCATGGCAAAGGGACCATATTTGTTTGGCTGCAAGTTGCCTGACTGCCAGAAGACCCTATATGGCTGCTGCAAGGACAATGTTACCGCGGCCACGGGCAATGACTTTGAAGGCTGCGAAGACGAACTGTCTTGCGAAAAAACCAA atttggCTGTTGTGATGATGGCTTCACTAAAGCCATCACTGAAGACAAAAGAAATTGCGTGCCTTGCAATAAAACCAAATTCGGATGCTGTGCTGACGGAAAGAGGCCAGCTAGGGATGAAAAGAAGAGAAAGGGATGCAGAG TCAATTGCCACAAGACTGAGTTCGGTTGCTGTCCGAACAACAAAACTGTCGCTAAAGGACTCGATTTTCATGGCTGTGGAGTCATCAACGAGAAGAACTGCTCCGCGTCGTATTTCAAATGCTGTCCAGACGGTGTTAGCCCGG CACTCGGCCCCAAGTTCAAAGGTTGCCAGTCAGCTTGCCAGCAGTCCAAGTTCGGATGCTGTCAAGACGTGCTCACCCCTGCACACGGACCGAACGAGGAGGGTTGCTGTATTAACTCCCAATATGGTTGTTGTCCCGACAACATTCTTCCGGCGGGAGGCCCGAGTCTGCAGG GCTGTGATTGCACACAGTCCAAATTCGGCTGCTGTCCAAACGGCGTTGATTATGCTAAGGGAACCAACAAAGAGGGCTGTGGCTGCAGATACGCTGAACACGGCTGCTGCCCTGATGGATTCTCTGAAGCAGAAGGCCCAGACTTCAAAGGCTGCCCATGCCATAGCTTCCAGTTCGGTTGCTGTCCAGACGGAAAAACCGTGGCTAAGGGACCGGCTAACGCGGGCTGCGCGTGCAAAGACACCGAATTCGGCTGCTGTCCAGATAACGTCACGTCAGCTCAGGGCGAGAACTATGAGGGATGTGGTTGCGCGGCTACCGAATTTGGATGCTGCCTTGATGGGGTCAGTGAAGCCAAAGGCGAGAAGTTTGAAGAGTGTGCCGACGCACCGAAATTCTCTGGAG AGGCGTGTGCTTTGCCAAAGGAAAAGGGCGATTGCCGAAACTTCTCTATCAAATGGTACTTCGACGCTGAATACGGCGGATGCACCAGATTTTGGTACGGCGGTTGCGATGGAAACAACAATAGATTCGAATCTCTGGAGGAGTGTAAAAACTCTTGCGTCATGCCCGAAGGCAAAG ACGCATGCTTCCTCCCAAAAATCCACGGACCGTGCGAGGGCTACCACCCGACCTGGTACTACGACAGCGAGAGGAAGCACTGCACCCAGTTCATTTACGGCGGCTGTCTGGGCAACAACAACCGCTTCCAAACCAGAGAGGAGTGCCAGCAACTGTGCGCCCACCAGGAACTCAAAG ACAAGTGTGCTCAGCCAGTGTCTGAGGGTCCTTGCAACGGAAATTTCGAACGTTGGTACTTTGACAGCGACGACTCAACTTGCAAGAGATTCAGATACGGCGGGTGCAAAGGCAACCAGAACAACTTCCTCACCGAGGCTGCCTGCCAACAACAGTGCGTCGCTCCTGCTTCATTCAGAG cTTCGAATAGGTGCGCGCTTCCGAAAGACAAGGGTCCTTGCAAAGGGTCGATGCTGCAGTGGTACTTCGACGCAAAAGCCGCAGAGTGCAAGGTTTTCAGCTTTGGTGGCTGCCTGGGCAATGCCAACAGGTTCCAGTCGCACACCGAGTGCGCCACCACCTGCCACACTCGAG ATGTATGCAATGAGCCCGTGTCTGCCGACGAAAGTTGTGCCGTTGATCAAAAGCTAGCACGCTGGAGGTTTGACGTGCGAGAAAACCGCTGCTTGCCCTTCTACTCCAAGGGCTGTGACGTGAGCAGCAGAAACACTTTCGTAAGCGAACCTGAGTGCGAAGACAGGTGCCCCAAAGAGATTG AAGAGGACATTTGCCGTCTGGCGCCAAAGGCCGGTAACTGCAGAGATTACGTTAGTCGGTGGTACTACAACGTTGAACAGAAACGCTGTCTCCAGTTCTACTACGGGGGTTGTGAGGGCAACGCGAATAATTTCGAAAACGAGGATGATTGTACCAAGAGGTGCACGATGGAAGAGGAGCCCTCAGAGCCGTTCAGACAGG AATTCTGTTTGCAGCCACCTGAGGAAGGCCAATGCAAAAAATACGTCAATCGGTGGTATTACGACCGAAACGAAGGTTTCTGCAAAGAGTTCAACTACGGCGGCTGTGAAGGGAACCAGAACAGGTACAGAAGCAAGCAGGAGTGCGAGCAGAAGTGTGGAAATGTGCAAG ATCCGTGCAGCCTGCCCAGAGTATCGAGGGCGTGCGAACACAGCGTTATTCAGTACTACTACTCTTCGCACACTGACTCTTGCCACGCCACTAGTCGCGGCGAGTGCATATTGAACACAAACAGGTTCAACTCGAAGGAGAACTGTGAGGCAAAATGCCGAAGAGGGCCTGCACCACCGACCCAACCAC ctgAACCACCCAAGCCAAAAGAAGACGAGTGCAGAGTGCTGCCGGAACCTGGTGACTGCAGTGAGCAACATGAAAAATGGTTCTTTGATGTTCGACGCAACGATTGCTTGCGGTTCATCTACTCAGGTTGCGGAGGCAACACCAACCGCTTCCAAACGAGGGAGGAATGTCTGGGAACATGTGCGCAAGACCGAG aattttgcaaaatgccCGCGGACAAGGGCGGTTGCACTGACTCATACCAGCGTTTCTACTTTGACTACTATTCTGGCGAGTGCAAGCCGTTCACATACACTGGTTGCGGCGGCAACCGTAACCATTTCGAGGACGTGGGCACTTGCTTCTATTACTGCGGCAGCGTAAGGTCGCCGCCGGTGGTGGAAATACCGCCGCCGGTTACGG CTGGGCCAGAACCACAAACTACACCAACTAGTGGGCCTATTGGCTGCAGGGATCGTAGCTATGAATGTGGCTATTTCCGTCAGCACTGTACACATGGAGTTGAGGAGTATATCGACAGTGAAACGTGCACTCGATGCCGTTGCCACGAACCCTGCCAGTCTACCGTTTGCCCCGAGAAAACTAAGTGCGTGGTTGAGACCATCGTTGCTCACGACCAGTCTCGCCACTTTAGGCCCGTCTGCAGGCAAC tCGAGAAGCCAGGAGTGTGTCCTCCAGTAGAGGAGGCTGACAATTGCACACATACCTGCAGAGAGGACGCAGACTGCGGTGGCGGAGACAAGTGCTGTTACAACGGTTGCGCCTACCAATGCCTCAACCCGAACGCTGTTGACGTAACACCACCGCCCGTGAGGCCGACACAAGCGCCTGTACCTACGCTGCGAACTCCGCCAG AGTACCCTAAATATGAGGCACCGCAGATTAGTCTTCCCGAGCCAAACGTCAGCGTGCCTGAAGGTGGTGAGTGCACTTTGAAGTGCTCGACGAGAGGAAATCCAACTCCAACGCTGACGTGGAGGAAAGACAGAATT ATCGACGGCTCTTACGGCAGACACCGTCTCCTGTCCGACGGTTCGTTACAGCTGATCGGCGTGACGCGGGACGACTCGGGCCTGTACGCGTGCAGCGCAGAGAACGGCGTTGGCAAGCCAGTCACCCGGGAAATCCGCGTTGAGGTCACAG ATGGCAGAACTAACCAGGCCGTGATTGTCAACAAGGAGCCCGTGGTGCGGGTCAACATCAACACGCCGGCCGTGCTCTACTGCTACGCCATGGGCTGGCCGCGACCTACGATTACGTGGTGGCGCAGCAGCTCCATACTGCCAATGGCAAGCAAGAAGTACGAGCAGCGCCGCGACTTCGCGCTCGTCATCGCCTCCGTCACCTACGAAGACCTCGGCGCCTACACGTGCCAGGCGTACAACGGCCTCGGCAGGGCCAACTCGTGGACCATCACACTACAGGGGTACAAGCCACCCGGCTCCGTCTTCTCAGGCTCTGAGACGTACTACCAGTTCCTGGTCGAACCTGAAGTTGTCCGGCCGCCCCCCGTGCGGCCCCGTATCCCATTGCCTTCACCCGAACCCACTCAAATAATCACAG TGCCAGTCAGAGTTAACATTTCGTCGCCTCAAACAACCTATTCCACCGGTTCAAGTTTGTCTATCATATGCGAAGTGGACGGATATCCGATTCCCAGAGTCTATTGGTTTAAAGACAACACGCGACTTGAGCCCTCTGATAGAGTGATATTTTCAG AAGGAAATCGTTTGACAATCGAGCAAGTCCAAAGCATAGACGGCGGCACTTACAAGTGCGAGGCCGCCAACGACGCGGGGAGAGACAGTGCGACCATCTCCATTCAAATACGTGACGACT CGCTACAAATTCACCCGAACTGCACGGACAGTCCATTTTACGCACAGTGCAAGCTTATCGTCAAGGGCAAATACTGCACGCACAGGTACTACGCCCGCTTCTGCTGCCGCTCGTGTACCGAAGCTGGTCAACTGCCACTCGACGGTGCTCACCTGTACGGCGGCTCCTCCCGAAAATAA